The Oryzias latipes chromosome 16, ASM223467v1 genome includes a region encoding these proteins:
- the tomm40 gene encoding mitochondrial import receptor subunit TOM40 homolog produces MGSVLAATSPSPAPAAASGGQGVPGLVSVPPGFTMPPVSSVPSTAESGQEAGDADSSLPNPGTYEECHRKCKEVFPLQMEGVRLVVNKGLSNHFQVSHTVTLSTLGDSGYRFGSTYVGNKQTGPAELFPVLVGDMDNTGSLNAQIIHQLTKAVRTKIAIQTQQQKFVNWQCDMEYRGKDFTTAVTLGNPDVLVGSGIVVAHYLQSVTPALALGGELVYHRRPGEEGTVTSLLGRYTGDNFVATLTVGGAGAHATYYHKANEQLQVGVEFEASTRMEDTTTSFGYQLDLPKANLLFKGTVDSNWVVGATLEKKLVPLPLTLALGAFLNHRKNKFQCGVGVTIG; encoded by the exons ATGGGCAGTGTACTGGCTGCCACCTCCCCCAGTCCAGCCCCAGCTGCAGCGTCTGGTGGTCAGGGGGTGCCAGGGCTGGTGTCAGTCCCTCCTGGGTTCACCATGCCCCCCGTGTCCTCCGTTCCCTCCACAGCTGAATCTGGACAGGAGGCAGGCGATGCAGATTCATCCCTTCCAAACCCTGGCACGTACGAGGAGTGCCACCGCAAATGTAAAG AGGTTTTCCCCCTGCAGATGGAAGGGGTGCGCTTAGTGGTGAACAAAGGCCTTAGTAACCACTTTCAGGTTAGCCACACTGTGACCCTCAGCACCCTGGGTGACTCTGGTTACCGATTTGGCTCGACCTATGTTGGCAACAAACAGACAGGACCTGCTGAG TTATTTCCCGTTTTAGTCGGAGACATGGACAACACTGGCAGCCTGAATGCTCAGATCATCCACCAACTAACCAAAGCTGTACGCACCAAGATAGCCATTCAA aCTCAGCAACAAAAGTTTGTGAACTGGCAGTGTGACATGGAATACCGCGGGAAAGACTTCACCACTGCTGTTACACTCGGAAATCCAGACGTGCTTGTTGGATCTG GTATTGTAGTTGCTCACTATCTCCAGTCAGTCACGCCGGCTCTGGCTCTGGGTGGAGAGCTGGTGTATCACAGGAGACCAGGCGAGGAAGGGACTGTAACCTCTCTGCTGGGCAGATACACAG GTGACAACTTTGTTGCTACTTTAACTGTGGGAGGAGCTGGAGCTCATGCTACATACTACCACAAAGCTAATGAGCAG TTGCAGGTTGGGGTTGAATTTGAAGCCAGCACACGGATGGAGGACACTACGACATCTTTTGGTTATCAGCTGGATCTCCCCAAAGCCAACTTGTTGTTTAAAG GCACAGTTGACAGTAATTGGGTGGTTGGTGCAACCCTTGAGAAGAAACTGGTGCCGCTTCCTCTCACACTGGCCCTCGGTGCTTTCCTCAACCATCGCAAGAACAAGTTCCAATGTGGGGTTGGCGTGACCATTGGCTAG